One Triticum dicoccoides isolate Atlit2015 ecotype Zavitan chromosome 4B, WEW_v2.0, whole genome shotgun sequence genomic window carries:
- the LOC119290663 gene encoding CBL-interacting protein kinase 31-like translates to MYRAKRAALSPKVKRRVGKYELGRTIGEGTFAKVRFAKNTETMEPVAIKILDKEKVQKLRLVEQIRREICTMKLIKHPNVVRLHEVMGSKARIFIVLEYITGGELFDTIYTNGRLKEEEARKYFQQLINAVDYCHSRGVYHRDLKLENLLLDAAGNLKVSDFGLSALTEQVKADGLLHTTCGTPNYVAPEVIEDRGYDGAAADIWSCGVILFILLAGFLPFEDENIIALYKKISEAQFTCPSWFSTGAKKLITRILDPNPATRITIPQILEDPWFKKGFKPPVFDDKYETSFDDVYAAFGDSEDQHVKEETEHKPTSMNAFELISLNQGLNLDNLFEAKEEHKRETRFTSQCPPKEIISKIAEAARPLGFDIQKKNYKMRMENPKAGRKGNLNVATEVFQVAPSLHVVELKKAKGDTLEFQMFYRSLSTQLKDVVWKCGGKVEDNSTVA, encoded by the exons ATGTATCGGGCCAAGAGAGCTGCATTGTCACCAAAGGTGAAGCGCCGTGTCGGCAAGTATGAGCTCGGCCGCACAATCGGGGAAGGGACCTTTGCAAAGGTCAGGTTTGCAAAGAACACTGAAACTATGGAGCCTGTTGCTATCAAAATCCTCGATAAGGAGAAGGTTCAGAAGCTCAGATTGGTTGAACAG ATTAGGCGCGAAATTTGTACTATGAAGTTAATAAAGCATCCTAATGTTGTTCGACTGCACGAG GTGATGGGAAGTAAAGCCAGAATTTTTATTGTTCTGGAATACATTACTGGAGGGGAACTCTTTGATACCATT TATACCAATGGAAGGTTGAAAGAAGAGGAAGCACGCAAATACTTTCAACAGCTGATAAACGCTGTTGACTATTGCCACAGTAGGGGTGTGTATCACAGAGATTTGAAG TTAGAAAATTTGTTGCTTGATGCTGCTGGAAATCTCAAAGTGTCCGACTTTGGTTTAAGTGCTTTAACTGAGCAAGTGAAG gctgatgggttgctgcacacaaCATGCGGAACTCCGAACTATGTTGCTCCTGAG GTGATTGAGGATAGAGGTTATGATGGTGCAGCTGCAGATATCTGGTCTTGCGGGGTAATCCTTTTTATTCTGCTTGCCGGGTTTTTACCTTTCGAGGATGAAAACATCATCGCCCTTTATAAGAAG ATCTCAGAAGCTCAATTCACATGTCCCTCTTGGTTTTCTACTGGAGCTAAGAAGCTGATCACCAGAATTCTGGACCCAAATCCTGCAACT CGTATCACCATTCCTCAGATACTGGAGGATCCTTGGTTCAAAAAAGGATTCAAGCCACCTGTTTTTGACGATAAGTATGAAACTAGCTTCGATGATGTCTATGCTGCATTTGGAGACTCAGAG GACCAGCATGTGAAAGAGGAGACTGAACATAAGCCAACCTCAATGAATGCATTTGAACTGATTTCACTGAATCAGGGACTGAATCTGGACAATTTGTTCGAGGCAAAGGAG gagcATAAAAGAGAGACACGATTCACCTCGCAATGCCCTCCAAAAGAAATCATCAGCAAGATTGCAGAAGCTGCAAGGCCACTTGGTTTTGACATTCAGAAGAAAAACTACAAG ATGCGGATGGAGAACCCGAAAGCAGGTAGAAAAGGCAATCTCAATGTTGCAACCGAG GTTTTTCAAGTAGCTCCATCCCTACATGTGGTTGAGCTGAAAAAGGCGAAGGGGGATACTCTGGAATTTCAAATG TTCTACAGATCTCTCTCAACCCAGCTCAAGGACGTAGTTTGGAAGTGCGGCGGCAAGGTAGAAGATAACAGCACCGTGGCATGA